GGACGATTAAAAGCCAGGTATACACCTGAAAGGCTACATCCAGCGACGTAATAATAATATTCATGTTACACCTCATTCTTTATATTAAGCCGGACAACTGGCGCGAACGTTCGGCAGCGGCTTCAACTGCCTTCATTAACAAAGCCCGCACAGCCCCTTCCTCCAGGGCAAACAGACCGGCTATGGTGGTACCGCCCGGCGTGGTCACCATATCCTTCAGCCGGGCGGGGTGCTCACCGGTTTCAAGCACCATCTTGGCCGCCCCCAGCATGGTCTGGGCGGCCAGCAGCCTGGCCTGGTCCCTGGGCAGGCCGAGGCGTACCGCCCCGTCGATGAGCCCCTCCAGAATCACATACATGTAGGCGGGGCCGCTGCCGCTCAGGCCGGTTACGCAGTCCAACAGGCGCTCCGGCACTTCCACCGCTTTTCCCGCCGCGCTGAAAATGGCCAGGGCTTTCTCCATGTTTTCCCTGCCGGCGTATTTGCCGGCGCTGACAGCACTGGCGCCTTCGCCTACCAGGCAGGGTGTATTGGGCATCACCCGCACCACCGGTACGGGGCTGTTTAAAAAGGACTCAATAAAAGCAGACGTCACCCCGGCGGCAATTGATATAAGGGTTTGCCCCGGCCTGAGCAGGGGAGCAATTTCCTTCATCAGGTGAGCGACTGCATCCGGCTTAACTGCCATTACAATAATATCGGCTTTTCTCACAACAGCTTCATTTTTCGGATGGGTTTCCACTCCCAGCTTTTTCCCCAGGTACTCCAACCGCCCGGAGTTGACATCGCTTACACAAATTGCAGGCGGGTTCACCAGACCTGTTCGGAGCAAACCTGTCATAAGGGCTTCACCCATGGCCCCTCCGCCAAGGAAGCCTATTTTCTGCCCCTTCAAAGGCATACAGCTACCTCCCTGCCGTTCACGAACGCATCCACGTGAATATTCCCTTTTCCTTCTGCGGGTCCTTTAAATCGCTGGCAATGTCCATGTTGTTCGGGACAAAAAGGAAAATACCGCTGCCCACTTTTTGCAGGCTGCCGTTTAAGGCATAGGTGGCCCCGCTGATGAAGTCTACAATCCGCTTGGCCAGGTCCGGTTCGGCCTGTTCCAGGTTGACAATAACTGGACGCCTGTTTTTTAAATTGTCGGCAATGCCCTGCACCTCATCAAAAGCCCTGGGTTCGACAACAACCACCCGCACCTGGCGCTGGGCATGCAGGCTTAAAACGGCCCCCCTGTCCTTTTCTTTTTTCCTCTGCCAGGGCTGTTCTTCAACTATCTCGTCACGGGCACGCTTTTCCTCTTCTTCCACAACCTCCTCTTCAAAGCCCATGAAGCTCAATACTTTATCCACTAATTTAAAGGCCACGACCGCTTTTAACCTCCTTCTCTTTATTTGTATTTTCTTACATCCCGTCCGGAGCAAAGCAAACCGGCCCAAAAAGCAAAATCTAGCTGCGCCCGCCAAATATGGCCGACCCTACCCGGACAATATTGGCACCTTCCTCGACGGCAACCTCAAAATCACCGCTCATGCCCATGGAAAGATAATCCATTTTAACGCCCTCAAGGCCGGTCAGCTTCCCGGCAAGCTCTTTTAACTGCCTGAAAACCGGCCGCACTTCCTCTGCGTTTTCGCACCAGGGAGCTATGGTCATCAGCCCCATTACCTCCAGCCCGGGCAGCCGTGCGGCCTCGGCCACAAATTGCGGTGTCTCGGACGGCAAAAGGCCGTATTTGGTTTTTTCACCTGCTATGTTCACCTGAACCAGTACCCTGGCCGCCGTACCGGCCTCACAGGCCGCTCTGCTCAACGCTTCCGCCAGCGACCAGCGGTCCAGCGAATGAATCAGGCTTACCTTGCCGATAATTTTTTTTACCTTATTGGTCTGAAGATGTCCGATAAAGTGCCATTCCACGCCGGCAGGCAACTGGCCGTATTTTTGCAGGAACTCCTGAACCCTGCTTTCACCCAGACAGCAAACCCCGCCGGAAAGCACCTCCCTGATGGTTTCCACGGCAACCGTCTTAGTAACCGCCACCAGCTTTATTTCTTCCGGATTCCGGCCGGCCCGGCCGGCTGCAGCATCAATGCGGCGCCGTACCCGGTTCAGGTTTTCCAGTACACTCAAGCAAACCCACCTTCTTCACTCCACCGGCCATCCCTCCCTGACCAGAACGGGGTTTTTCACATAACGGGTATTTTCATCCAGACCCTGGCCAGTTATGGCCACCTTACCGGCAAGCTCCCCCTCTATTTTAACTTTCGTCCACCTGGCCTTTTTCTTAACCGCCAGATAAATACCGGGACTGCCGTCGCGGTAGACGATAGCCCGGCGCGGTACTAACAACCCGCAAAGGCTTGCGGTTGTAACGTCGATTTCAATCCAACGGTTATGAACAATATTTTCAGGGTAAGCCGGAAGAATAAAAAGTCCCTTCCACCCGTCCCCCCCCTCGACCACCCGGTAAGGTCTTATCGAAAGGGGCAGCCCGTTCCATGCACCATGCAGAATATCCCCGCTCATTCCAGAGGGAAAGGCTTCTCCGGGTATTTCAGCATAAAAATAAACAGGGGATAAATTGTCAACAATTTTAAAGACCGGCTGTCCTTTTTCCACTTTCTCACCGCCGGAAACTGTCCTGACCGCTATTTTATCAAATTTAGACAAATCCAATACATCAAGGTTGCCGGGAGACAGTATGCTTTCCAGACCGTCCAGGTGGGTGCATAAAATTCCCGCCACCGGGGCATAAACCACGCACTCCGTACCGCCGGAGTCCTGCCCGGCGGCCACTAGCGCCGCGGCAGCGCCCTTTTCCAGCCGCCTTCCTTCGTCCTCTGTAAAAGTAACCCTGCCTGTGGCTGGAGAACTTACCACTGTTTCCTCTTTAATCAGCATGCCTGCCACCTTGACGGTTTGGACCGCCTCCTGCACGGAAAGCAGTTGCACATCTGACAGGGCCGGAGGAATAAACTGCCTTGCCAATAAAATTGCAGCCAGAACAGCCGTAGCACCGGCCAAAAACCTTAAAAACCGGCCTTTTGCCTTCCGCCTCCTTCCCGGTGAAGTCCTGGTAACCGCTGCTTCTTTATTCATTGTAGACCTTCACCCGGCCTGCTGCCTTCCAGAGGAAATTTATTCGACGGTATGCAGTCATTTCCTGCGTATAAAAGCGCTGCAGGCACTTTTTTAAGAAAAATCTTCCGATGCGGCCTGGTGTTCTAAAGGTATTACAAAAGAGAAGGTGCTGCCAATGCCAACCTTGCTTTCAACCTGAACGCTTCCGCGGTGGGCGTCGATAATGTGCTTTAC
The window above is part of the Pelotomaculum thermopropionicum SI genome. Proteins encoded here:
- a CDS encoding hypothetical protein (containing partial COG1799, Uncharacterized protein conserved in bacteria), with product MAGAARFCFLGRFALLRTGCKKIQIKRRRLKAVVAFKLVDKVLSFMGFEEEVVEEEEKRARDEIVEEQPWQRKKEKDRGAVLSLHAQRQVRVVVVEPRAFDEVQGIADNLKNRRPVIVNLEQAEPDLAKRIVDFISGATYALNGSLQKVGSGIFLFVPNNMDIASDLKDPQKEKGIFTWMRS
- a CDS encoding predicted enzyme (TIM-barrel fold) gives rise to the protein MSVLENLNRVRRRIDAAAGRAGRNPEEIKLVAVTKTVAVETIREVLSGGVCCLGESRVQEFLQKYGQLPAGVEWHFIGHLQTNKVKKIIGKVSLIHSLDRWSLAEALSRAACEAGTAARVLVQVNIAGEKTKYGLLPSETPQFVAEAARLPGLEVMGLMTIAPWCENAEEVRPVFRQLKELAGKLTGLEGVKMDYLSMGMSGDFEVAVEEGANIVRVGSAIFGGRS
- the ProC gene encoding pyrroline-5-carboxylate reductase is translated as MPLKGQKIGFLGGGAMGEALMTGLLRTGLVNPPAICVSDVNSGRLEYLGKKLGVETHPKNEAVVRKADIIVMAVKPDAVAHLMKEIAPLLRPGQTLISIAAGVTSAFIESFLNSPVPVVRVMPNTPCLVGEGASAVSAGKYAGRENMEKALAIFSAAGKAVEVPERLLDCVTGLSGSGPAYMYVILEGLIDGAVRLGLPRDQARLLAAQTMLGAAKMVLETGEHPARLKDMVTTPGGTTIAGLFALEEGAVRALLMKAVEAAAERSRQLSGLI